GGACGCTGGGCATGGCCCGCTCGACGGTGGGGGCTATCCTGCGCCGGCAGGGGCTGGGCAAGCTGGCCGCGCTCGATCCGAAGCCGCCGGTGATCCGCTACGAGCACAGCCGACCGGGCGCGATGATCCATCTGGATATCAAGAAGCTCGGCCGCTTCGACGTCGCCGGCCACCGCGTCACCGGCGACCGCCAGCTCGGCCGCTCGCGCCGCGCTGGCTGGGACTTCCTGCACGTCTGCGTCGATGACGCTTCGCGCCTGGCCTACACCGAGATCCTGTCTTCGGAAGGCCAACTCGACACCACCGGCTTCCTCGAACGCGCCCTGGCCTGGCTCGGCCGTTGCGGCGTCCGCGTCGAGCGGGTGATGACCGACAACGGCTCGGCCTACCGTTCCAAGCTCTTCGCCAACGCCCTGCAGGCCGCCGGCGCCCGCCACGTCCGCACCCGGCCGTACACGCCCAGGACCAACGGCAAGGCCGAGCGCTTCATCCAGACCAGCCTCAGGGAGTGGGCCTACGCCAAGCCCTACAGCTCATCGGCTGAACGCGCCCAAGCCATCGGACCCTGGATCGACGCCTACAACCTCAGCCGACCTCACGCCGGCATCGGCGGACTCTCACCCTGGACAAGGGTGAACAACCTTCTTGGAAACGACATCTAGGTCGAGGATGGTGATCGGCTTGATCCGCATCCATGCCCGGGCCGCGTCAGGTCGGCTGGACGCCAGCAGCATGACTCGGTCGTGGTCGACCGCGCTCAGGATTTGCCCGAGGAATTCGTGCGTCGATGGGTCGGCCCAGTGGATATCCTCGATCATCACGATCACCGGATTGATCTGGGCGTTGCGTCGCATCAGGTCGATGAGAGCGCTCAAGGTGTCGCGGCGGCGCTGCTGGGCGACCGGGGCCGAAATGGCGCTGTCGCTGGCGCTGGGCGGGGCGACGAACTCGCGCAACAGGGGCGCGGTGTCGGGCAGGCCGCGCCGGTCGACAAAGGCGGCGAGGCGTTCTTCTCGCTCAACTTCGGAGACGCCTTCGACCCACCCCAGGATTCGCTGCATCCGCGTGATCACCGGGTGCAAGGGGCTTTGCACGTGCCGGCTCGAACACTGCATGGCGATCACGGTGAAGTCGGTCTTGATTGCGTCCAGAAAGTCGCTGATCAGCGTCGACTTGCCGATACCGGCCTCGCCGCGCACCAAGACCGCCTGCGGCTTGCCTTGGGTGGTCAAGCGCCAGGCCTCGGCCAGGGCGTCGCGCTCCGCCTCGCGGCCAACCATGGCGGTAAGGCCGTCGCGCGCGGCCTCAAACCGCGTTTCGTGTTGGCGCTCGCCGCCGGCCCGCCACAGTTTGACCGGCTGATCGATGCCCTTGAGGGTTCGTTCCCCCAGATCCTCGAGTTCGAAGGCGGAGAAGGCCAGTTTGCGGGTGGAATCAGCGATGATGACTTCACCCGGACCGGCCTCGGCCTGGACCCGCGCGGCGAGCGTGGCGACCGGTCCCGTGATCGCGGTCTGGCGCGAAGCGCCCGCGCCCAGGACGTCCCCGACGACGGCGAGGCCCGTGGCGATGCCGACCCGCGCGTTCAGCGGGGCGCCATCGGCGATGATCGCGCGGACGGCCTCGATCATTTCGCGCGCGGCGCGCACCGCCTGTTCGGCGGCGTCTTCACGTGCGACGGGATGTCCGAAGTAGGCGACCAGTCCATCGCCAAGATATTGGGCGACGAAGCCGTCGTGCCGGCGCACCGCTTCGACGCAGACGCTCTGATAGGCGCGCAGCACATCTCGGAGGTCTTCCGGGTCGAGGCGAACGGATAGCCGGCTGGAATCCACGAGGTCGCAGAACACCACCGTCACCTGCCGCCGCTCGGCGTCCTGCAGGAAGGCGGCGCCGGTGTCCGATACGCCGCCGCCGTTCCGCGGCGGTTCACTCATGGGATGGCTTCGAAGCTCTCCAGGGCCAAAGCGCCGACCGGGGCGGCTACGTTCAACCCATAATGCTTCCGCGTCCAGTGCGGCGGATCGACCAAACGCCATCGGTAGCCGGTCGCCAGGCGGGCGCAGAACAGCTTGCCGATCAGCACGGCCGGGTCCTTGCCGGGACAAATCTTGTCGTCGGGCCTGACAGCCTGATCGTGCGGCCCACGGGACCAAATCAGGGCCTCGCGCGCCTGCGCCTCGACATAGCGGTTTGCGTCGAACGCGAGGGGATCGGGATAAACGCTCGGATCCTCAAGCGCGAAGGGGATGACCCCCATCACTAGCTCGCCCTTGCGAATGGCGAAGTCGCCGGAGGCTGTGGAAAGCGCCCGATCCTCGGTGGCGCGCCCGAAAATGAAGAACACCGGCGGGTGCAGCCGGAGCACCTCGCGGATCACGCCGTCCAGCAGACTATCGGTGAAGATGGCGCCCAGGTCGCCGGCGACGAGCCGAGCCTGTAGGTCGTCCTGCAAACCGCCTTGGCGGCTCAGCTCGCCGACGATCGATTTCAGCATCGACTGCGTACCGAGGAAACCGTTCATCCCCAGCAGGAAGGCGAGCTGGTGCGGCAGCGCCTCTGCGCTGACTCCGTGGCTGCGGGCGAGCGCCTCGACCTCGCCGTAACGCGGCGAGGTGCGGATGAAGTCCACCAGGCGGCCATAGGCCTTCAACGATCGATTGTAATTGGAGTTGGGGAACGGCCTTTCCGCCCAGGCGGCCATGTGCAGGAAGATGCCGCCATAGATCAGCCGGACGTCGGCGGTGCTGGGCCGGGCGCCCAGAAGCCATTCGAAGATCAGGCTGACCGCCATGTCCTCGATCTCGCCCTGCCAGTCGAACTTTTCGAGCTTGGTCCAGCGGCCGAAGAACTCGTCCGCGACCGCGTCGAACACCCCCGGCAGGGCCGGTCCGCGTGCGGCCATGAGCGCGAGGTAGAAGGCCTTTGGGTCGTCGTGCGCCGGCCCATGTTCGAAGATCGACGGCGTCACGTCGCCGACCAGCGGGCGCGGTGGCACGGCCCAGCTGAAGCCGTAGTCCTGGATCAGGGTCTTGTCGGCGAACAGCGGGGCGATCCCCTGCTGGTCCAGGACCGCGATGGTCGGCTGGAAAAGGTTCACCTTGAAGACCGTAGATTGATGGATATCGCGCCGGCGAGCGAAATACTGCTCCCAGCCGAACAGGAAGAATTCCGCCGTGCCGAACACCTTGCCCAGGAACGGCAGGCCATAGGAGCCCGGCGGAGGGCGAAGCGCTGGTGTCACGGTTTCGCTCACGGCGGCCTCCGTCAGGGGTGGTGGAATGACAGGGTGCGCCCGTTGAGACGCAGATTGCGCTGGCCCACATCGTCGAAGGTGCTGGTGGCCTCAATCGCAGCCATGCCGACCGAGGTGAACGCCTGCTCGCCGAAGACATGGGACGCCAACAGCGGATTGGTCAGCGCTTGGGTGAAGGCGTCGGAGCCGACCATCAGGCGCATCAACTCGCCCAGCGGCGCGCCTGGCGCACGGGCCTCGGCCAGAAGCCCAACCATCATCTCGATGCCATCGACGTCGCCGTAGAGGTTGTCCAACTGCTGGGCGAGGCCCGCGTCGCGGGTCAGCTCCAGGGTGGTCGATAGGCGCGGCAGGCCGAAGGCCTGCCGATAGTCGTTGTAGCCGCGCAGCTTCCATCCGCGCGACTTCTGGATCGCCGCTACATCGGCGTCGACCAGGAAGGGCGGCGTGTTCTTGAGGCCGATCTTGCCCGCCGGCTGGAGCGCGCCGTCCGAAAGCACAGAGGCGACGCCCGCGCGCTGCAAGAACTCGTTGTTGAAGCGGAACTGTTCGCCGCTCAGCGCTTCGCCGTCGACGGTGACGAGATCCGGCGTCAGGGAATGCCAGCGGTAAAGCAGGTTGAACTCGGCGCTGATGCGGTTGGTCCGATACCAATTGCGCTTTTCGGCCTTGCCCACGTCGACGAAGAATTTGATCGGCGCCGCGGACAACAGGTTGATGTAGTCCTCAATGATCAGTTTCAGCAGCACGACCATGGTCGTGTTGCGGGCCGTCTCAAACAGGCGGTCGTCGTCGAAGTTCGGATGGGCTTG
This is a stretch of genomic DNA from Phenylobacterium immobile (ATCC 35973). It encodes these proteins:
- a CDS encoding adenylate/guanylate cyclase domain-containing protein, with product MSEPPRNGGGVSDTGAAFLQDAERRQVTVVFCDLVDSSRLSVRLDPEDLRDVLRAYQSVCVEAVRRHDGFVAQYLGDGLVAYFGHPVAREDAAEQAVRAAREMIEAVRAIIADGAPLNARVGIATGLAVVGDVLGAGASRQTAITGPVATLAARVQAEAGPGEVIIADSTRKLAFSAFELEDLGERTLKGIDQPVKLWRAGGERQHETRFEAARDGLTAMVGREAERDALAEAWRLTTQGKPQAVLVRGEAGIGKSTLISDFLDAIKTDFTVIAMQCSSRHVQSPLHPVITRMQRILGWVEGVSEVEREERLAAFVDRRGLPDTAPLLREFVAPPSASDSAISAPVAQQRRRDTLSALIDLMRRNAQINPVIVMIEDIHWADPSTHEFLGQILSAVDHDRVMLLASSRPDAARAWMRIKPITILDLDVVSKKVVHPCPG
- a CDS encoding cytochrome P450, with the protein product MSETVTPALRPPPGSYGLPFLGKVFGTAEFFLFGWEQYFARRRDIHQSTVFKVNLFQPTIAVLDQQGIAPLFADKTLIQDYGFSWAVPPRPLVGDVTPSIFEHGPAHDDPKAFYLALMAARGPALPGVFDAVADEFFGRWTKLEKFDWQGEIEDMAVSLIFEWLLGARPSTADVRLIYGGIFLHMAAWAERPFPNSNYNRSLKAYGRLVDFIRTSPRYGEVEALARSHGVSAEALPHQLAFLLGMNGFLGTQSMLKSIVGELSRQGGLQDDLQARLVAGDLGAIFTDSLLDGVIREVLRLHPPVFFIFGRATEDRALSTASGDFAIRKGELVMGVIPFALEDPSVYPDPLAFDANRYVEAQAREALIWSRGPHDQAVRPDDKICPGKDPAVLIGKLFCARLATGYRWRLVDPPHWTRKHYGLNVAAPVGALALESFEAIP
- a CDS encoding IS481 family transposase, encoding MNVHQNARLTPGGRALLARRVSQGWTAKAAAEAAGVSLRTARKWIARHRRGGERRHHDRSSAPRRCPRKVAAARVAEIEQLRRQRMTGPAIARTLGMARSTVGAILRRQGLGKLAALDPKPPVIRYEHSRPGAMIHLDIKKLGRFDVAGHRVTGDRQLGRSRRAGWDFLHVCVDDASRLAYTEILSSEGQLDTTGFLERALAWLGRCGVRVERVMTDNGSAYRSKLFANALQAAGARHVRTRPYTPRTNGKAERFIQTSLREWAYAKPYSSSAERAQAIGPWIDAYNLSRPHAGIGGLSPWTRVNNLLGNDI